The following coding sequences lie in one Xanthomonas hyacinthi genomic window:
- the yajC gene encoding preprotein translocase subunit YajC gives MNPLDFLIPVAQAQTASAASAAGGGMQMFLLPIILIAVMYFVMIRPQMKRQKEHKSMLDKLGRGDEVITSGGVAGVVTDIGDNFITVEIADNVRIRVQKGAIGNVLPKGTLKSA, from the coding sequence ATGAACCCGCTCGATTTCCTGATTCCCGTGGCCCAGGCGCAGACCGCCAGCGCCGCTTCTGCCGCCGGTGGCGGCATGCAGATGTTCCTGCTGCCGATCATCCTGATCGCGGTGATGTACTTCGTGATGATCCGCCCGCAGATGAAGCGGCAGAAGGAGCACAAGTCGATGCTGGACAAGCTCGGCCGCGGCGACGAGGTCATCACCTCCGGCGGCGTGGCCGGCGTGGTCACCGACATCGGCGACAACTTCATCACCGTGGAAATCGCCGACAACGTGCGCATCCGCGTGCAGAAGGGCGCCATCGGCAATGTGCTGCCCAAGGGCACGCTGAAGTCCGCCTGA
- the secF gene encoding protein translocase subunit SecF, which produces MKIFPLHLIPNDTKIDFMRWRRPTLMLMLVLALASLGVIFAKGFNYALEFTGGALVQTSFQKPVDIDHVREQLATAGFENAQVQNVGSGNEIVIRLQPQGEHNNEDLTKNLAEQVRKAVTTAENPATVQPGEFVGPQVGKDLALNGVYATLFMLVGFLIYIAFRFEWKFAVVASLTALFDLLVTVAYISLTGREFDLTVLAGMLSVMGFAINDIIVVFDRVRENFRSLRVEPLEVLNRSINQTLSRTVITAVMFFLSALALYLYGGTSMEGLALTHMVGAVIVVVSSVIVAVPLLSIGPFQVTKQDLLPKSKDVEALARRP; this is translated from the coding sequence ATGAAAATCTTCCCGCTCCATCTGATTCCGAACGACACCAAGATCGACTTCATGCGCTGGCGGCGTCCGACCCTGATGCTGATGCTGGTGCTGGCGCTGGCCTCGCTCGGGGTGATCTTCGCCAAGGGCTTCAACTACGCGCTGGAGTTCACCGGCGGCGCGCTGGTGCAGACCAGCTTCCAGAAGCCGGTGGACATCGACCATGTGCGCGAGCAGCTGGCCACGGCCGGCTTCGAGAACGCGCAGGTGCAGAACGTCGGCAGCGGCAACGAGATCGTGATCCGCCTGCAGCCGCAGGGCGAGCACAACAACGAGGATCTGACCAAGAACCTCGCCGAGCAGGTGCGCAAGGCGGTGACCACGGCGGAAAATCCGGCGACGGTGCAGCCGGGCGAGTTCGTCGGCCCGCAGGTCGGCAAGGACCTGGCGCTGAACGGCGTCTACGCGACGCTGTTCATGCTGGTCGGTTTCCTGATCTACATCGCGTTCCGCTTCGAGTGGAAGTTCGCGGTGGTGGCCAGCCTGACCGCGCTGTTCGACCTGCTGGTGACGGTGGCCTACATCTCGCTCACCGGCCGCGAGTTCGACCTGACCGTGCTGGCCGGCATGCTGTCGGTGATGGGCTTTGCGATCAACGACATCATCGTGGTGTTCGACCGCGTGCGCGAGAACTTCCGCAGCCTGCGCGTGGAGCCGCTGGAAGTGCTGAACCGCTCGATCAACCAGACCCTGTCGCGCACCGTGATCACCGCGGTGATGTTCTTCCTGTCGGCGCTGGCACTGTACCTGTACGGCGGCACCTCGATGGAAGGCCTGGCCCTGACCCACATGGTCGGCGCGGTGATCGTGGTGGTGTCCTCGGTGATCGTGGCGGTGCCGCTGCTGTCGATCGGCCCGTTCCAGGTCACCAAGCAGGACCTGCTGCCCAAGTCCAAGGACGTCGAGGCGTTGGCGCGCAGGCCCTGA
- the queA gene encoding tRNA preQ1(34) S-adenosylmethionine ribosyltransferase-isomerase QueA: MKKSDFRYELPEELIAQAPLAERSASRLLLVPPAPAPFADRQVRDLPQLLQPGDLLVFNDTRVIPARLFGHKSSGGRVEILIERLLGGQRARAQLGVSKSPRAGVRIALDAGGEAEVLGRDGEFYHLQFHVADTLEAWLQQAGRLPLPPYIRREPGLDDRERYQTVFARQAGAVAAPTAGLHFDAPLLEALQARGVSVGHVTLHVGAGTFQPVRVEALAQHVMHREWLNVGASLVEQVRRTRAAGGRVIAVGTTVVRALESASKDGALHPFAGETQIFILPGYRIRSVDAMVTNFHLPESTLLMMVSAFAGRERMFAAYRHAIAQRYRFFSYGDAMLLWGGETGMGNGES; this comes from the coding sequence TTGAAGAAGTCCGATTTCCGCTATGAGCTGCCCGAAGAACTGATCGCGCAGGCGCCGCTGGCCGAACGTTCCGCCAGCCGCCTGCTGCTGGTGCCGCCGGCGCCGGCGCCGTTCGCCGACCGCCAGGTGCGCGATCTGCCGCAGTTGCTGCAGCCGGGCGATCTGCTGGTATTCAACGATACCCGGGTGATTCCGGCGCGCCTGTTCGGGCACAAGAGCAGCGGTGGTCGGGTCGAGATCCTGATCGAACGTCTGCTCGGCGGCCAGCGCGCACGCGCACAGCTGGGCGTGAGCAAGTCGCCCAGGGCCGGTGTGCGCATCGCCCTGGATGCCGGCGGCGAGGCCGAGGTGCTGGGCCGCGATGGCGAGTTCTACCATTTGCAGTTCCACGTCGCCGACACCCTGGAGGCGTGGCTGCAGCAGGCCGGGCGATTGCCGTTGCCGCCGTACATCCGCCGCGAGCCCGGGCTGGACGATCGCGAGCGCTACCAGACCGTGTTCGCGCGGCAGGCCGGTGCGGTGGCGGCGCCGACCGCCGGGCTGCACTTCGATGCGCCGTTGCTGGAGGCACTGCAGGCGCGCGGCGTGAGCGTTGGCCACGTCACCTTGCACGTGGGCGCAGGGACCTTCCAGCCGGTGCGGGTGGAGGCGCTCGCGCAGCACGTGATGCACCGCGAATGGCTCAACGTCGGCGCCAGCCTGGTCGAGCAGGTACGGCGCACGCGCGCCGCCGGCGGCCGCGTGATCGCGGTCGGGACCACCGTGGTGCGCGCGCTGGAGAGCGCGTCGAAGGACGGCGCACTGCATCCGTTCGCCGGCGAGACGCAGATCTTCATCCTGCCCGGCTACCGCATCCGCAGCGTCGATGCGATGGTCACCAATTTCCATCTGCCGGAGAGCACGCTGCTGATGATGGTGTCGGCCTTCGCCGGCCGCGAACGCATGTTCGCCGCGTATCGGCATGCGATCGCGCAGCGCTACCGCTTCTTCAGCTACGGCGATGCGATGTTGCTGTGGGGCGGGGAAACGGGAATGGGGAATGGGGAATCGTAA
- a CDS encoding inositol monophosphatase family protein, whose translation MQKPAVTVMVKAARLAGNVLLRHINRLEALNVVQKDRMDYASEVDADAEKVIVKELRRAYPDYGVMGEEGGVQGGGRYMWVIDPLDGTSNYLRGFPHYCVSIALVENGEPIDAVIFDPLRNELFTASRGNGAVLNDRRIRVSERKDLNGAMVNTGFAPRERKRTSAQLKCVDALMVQAEDIRRTGSAALDLAYVACARTDAYFEAGVKAWDIAAGVLLVREAGGRITDFKGATPGRIDDRGTPQYQIVAGNIKVSDVLQKLIVNTGYAAEFDAKF comes from the coding sequence ATGCAAAAACCCGCCGTCACCGTCATGGTCAAGGCCGCCCGCCTCGCCGGCAATGTGCTGCTGCGCCATATCAACCGGCTGGAAGCGCTGAACGTGGTGCAGAAGGACCGCATGGACTACGCCAGCGAAGTCGATGCCGACGCGGAGAAGGTGATCGTCAAGGAACTGCGCCGCGCCTATCCCGACTACGGGGTGATGGGCGAGGAAGGCGGCGTGCAGGGCGGCGGCCGCTACATGTGGGTGATCGACCCGCTCGACGGCACCAGCAACTACCTGCGCGGCTTCCCGCACTACTGCGTGTCGATCGCCCTGGTCGAGAACGGCGAGCCGATCGACGCGGTGATCTTCGATCCGCTGCGCAACGAGCTGTTCACCGCCAGCCGCGGCAACGGCGCGGTGCTCAACGACCGCCGCATCCGCGTCAGCGAGCGCAAGGACCTGAACGGCGCGATGGTCAACACCGGCTTCGCCCCGCGCGAGCGCAAGCGCACCAGCGCCCAGCTCAAGTGCGTGGACGCGCTGATGGTGCAGGCCGAGGACATCCGCCGCACCGGCTCGGCCGCGCTGGACCTGGCCTACGTGGCCTGCGCCCGCACCGACGCCTACTTCGAGGCCGGGGTGAAGGCCTGGGACATCGCCGCCGGCGTGCTGCTGGTGCGCGAGGCCGGCGGCCGCATCACCGACTTCAAGGGCGCCACCCCGGGCCGCATCGACGACCGCGGCACCCCGCAGTACCAGATCGTGGCCGGCAACATCAAGGTCAGCGACGTGCTGCAGAAGCTGATCGTCAACACCGGCTATGCGGCGGAGTTCGACGCGAAGTTTTGA
- the tgt gene encoding tRNA guanosine(34) transglycosylase Tgt, with amino-acid sequence MSRLQFQLDTSDGAARRGRLTFPRGTVETPAFMPVGTYGSVKGVLPEQIRALGAQIILGNTFHLYLRPGLDVIGDHGGLHGFARWDGPILTDSGGFQVFSLAHRRKISEQGVTFASPTDGAKVFLGPEESMRIQKVLDSDIVMIFDECTPYPATEDVARRSMELSLRWAQRSRDAHEALSNDAALFGIVQGGVHADLRTRSIEGLQAIGFDGYAIGGLAVGEPEHERNAMLEHLHPRLPADRPRYLMGVGRPEDLVEGVARGVDMFDCVMPTRNARNGHYFTAFGTVRIRNARYERDLAPIEPGCGCHACSGGYTRSYLRHLDRCNEMLAPMLGTLHNLWYYQKLMADMRAAIAAGTFARFRRSFYAARGAEATAFPSEQG; translated from the coding sequence ATGTCCCGATTGCAGTTCCAGCTCGACACCAGCGACGGCGCCGCGCGCCGCGGCCGCCTGACCTTTCCGCGCGGGACGGTGGAAACCCCTGCGTTCATGCCGGTCGGCACCTACGGCTCGGTCAAGGGCGTGCTGCCCGAGCAGATCCGCGCGCTGGGCGCGCAGATCATCCTCGGCAACACCTTCCACCTGTACCTGCGGCCGGGCCTGGACGTGATCGGCGACCACGGCGGGCTGCACGGCTTCGCCCGCTGGGATGGACCGATCCTGACCGACTCGGGCGGTTTCCAGGTGTTCTCGCTGGCGCACCGGCGCAAGATCAGCGAGCAGGGCGTGACCTTCGCCTCGCCGACCGACGGCGCCAAGGTGTTCCTGGGTCCGGAGGAGAGCATGCGCATCCAGAAGGTGCTGGACTCGGACATCGTGATGATCTTCGACGAGTGCACGCCGTACCCGGCCACCGAAGACGTCGCGCGCCGCTCGATGGAACTGAGCCTGCGCTGGGCGCAGCGCTCGCGCGATGCGCACGAGGCCTTAAGCAACGACGCGGCGCTGTTCGGCATCGTCCAGGGCGGCGTGCATGCGGACCTGCGCACGCGCTCGATCGAGGGCCTGCAGGCGATCGGCTTCGACGGCTACGCGATCGGCGGGCTGGCGGTGGGCGAGCCGGAGCACGAGCGCAACGCGATGCTCGAGCACCTGCATCCGCGCCTGCCGGCCGACCGCCCGCGCTACCTGATGGGGGTCGGGCGGCCGGAGGACCTGGTCGAGGGCGTGGCCCGCGGCGTGGACATGTTCGACTGCGTGATGCCGACCCGCAACGCGCGCAACGGCCACTATTTCACCGCGTTCGGCACCGTGCGCATCCGCAACGCCCGCTACGAGCGCGACCTGGCCCCGATCGAGCCCGGCTGCGGCTGCCATGCCTGCAGCGGCGGCTATACCCGCTCCTACCTGCGCCATCTGGACCGCTGCAACGAGATGCTGGCGCCGATGCTGGGCACCCTGCACAACCTCTGGTACTACCAGAAACTGATGGCCGACATGCGCGCGGCGATCGCCGCGGGAACCTTTGCCCGGTTCCGGCGGTCCTTCTATGCGGCGCGCGGGGCGGAAGCGACCGCGTTCCCATCGGAGCAGGGATAA
- the secD gene encoding protein translocase subunit SecD — MLEFPRWKYFLILIVLAFSALYALPNVYQKDPSVQITASRSGQLDAALRERVSAELKAAGITPKSVAKEGDSLMVRLPSLQAQTRANDILRQQVGENYTVALNLASTVPSWLSAIGGKPMVLGLDLVGGVHFALQVDQKAALDKRLDAFAEDIRTTLRDNRIAYRSVERRADNSIQVGLGEGADADAARAALAKAQPTLSYAVSARTIAVSVPDAELKQIAAGAIEQNLTTLRNRVNQLGVAEPIIQRQGEDRIVVELPGVQDTAAAKRMIGATATLEFRGVVEGNAEDAVRTGNIPPEAKVYRLRDSGAPVLLNKRVLVSGDQMVGAVVSNDQNGLPAVAVTLNNVAGQRMFDYTSANTGKLMSVVYIERIPTVSMVDGKEVRSVRVKEEALAPTRIAGVFGKNFQTTGLEKVEAENLAKLLRAGSLAAPMDFVEEYVIGPSLGAENVERGVTAVVYAFLFTLVFFGVYYRMFGAITSVALLMNLLIVVSVMSLFGATMTLPGFAGLALSVGLSVDANVLINERIREELRQGMPPKSAIVAGYEKAGGTILDANLTGLIVGVALYAFGTGPLKGFALTMIIGIFASMFTAITVSRALATLIYSRRKKLKSVAI, encoded by the coding sequence ATGCTCGAGTTTCCGCGCTGGAAGTATTTCCTCATCCTGATCGTGCTGGCGTTCAGTGCGTTGTACGCGCTGCCCAACGTCTACCAGAAGGACCCTTCGGTACAGATCACCGCCAGCCGCAGCGGCCAGCTCGACGCGGCCCTGCGCGAGCGGGTCAGCGCCGAGCTGAAGGCGGCCGGGATCACCCCCAAGTCGGTGGCCAAGGAGGGCGATAGCCTGATGGTGCGCCTGCCGAGCCTGCAGGCGCAGACCCGTGCCAACGACATCCTGCGCCAGCAGGTGGGCGAGAACTACACGGTGGCGCTGAACCTGGCCTCGACCGTGCCGAGCTGGCTGTCGGCGATCGGCGGCAAGCCGATGGTGCTGGGCCTGGATCTGGTCGGCGGCGTGCACTTCGCGCTGCAGGTGGACCAGAAGGCGGCGCTGGACAAGCGCCTGGACGCCTTCGCCGAGGACATCCGCACCACGCTGCGCGACAACCGCATTGCCTATCGCTCGGTCGAGCGCCGTGCCGACAACAGCATCCAGGTCGGCCTGGGCGAGGGCGCCGACGCCGACGCCGCGCGTGCCGCGCTGGCCAAGGCGCAGCCGACGCTGAGCTATGCCGTGTCCGCGCGCACCATCGCGGTCAGCGTGCCCGACGCCGAACTCAAGCAGATCGCCGCCGGCGCGATCGAGCAGAACCTGACCACGCTGCGCAACCGCGTCAACCAGCTCGGCGTGGCCGAGCCGATCATCCAGCGCCAGGGCGAGGACCGCATCGTGGTCGAGCTGCCGGGCGTGCAGGACACCGCCGCGGCCAAGCGCATGATCGGCGCCACCGCCACCCTGGAGTTCCGCGGCGTGGTCGAGGGCAATGCCGAGGACGCGGTGCGCACCGGCAACATCCCGCCGGAGGCCAAGGTGTACCGCCTGCGCGACAGCGGCGCCCCGGTACTGCTGAACAAGCGCGTGCTGGTGTCCGGCGACCAGATGGTCGGTGCCGTGGTCAGCAACGACCAGAACGGCCTGCCGGCGGTGGCGGTCACCCTCAACAACGTCGCCGGCCAGCGCATGTTCGACTACACCAGCGCCAACACCGGCAAGCTGATGTCGGTGGTCTACATCGAGCGCATCCCGACCGTGAGCATGGTCGACGGCAAGGAAGTGCGCAGCGTGCGGGTCAAGGAAGAGGCGCTGGCGCCGACCCGCATCGCCGGCGTGTTCGGCAAGAACTTCCAGACCACCGGCCTGGAGAAGGTCGAGGCCGAGAACCTGGCCAAGCTGCTGCGCGCCGGTTCGCTGGCCGCGCCGATGGACTTCGTCGAGGAATACGTGATCGGCCCGAGCCTGGGTGCGGAGAACGTCGAGCGCGGCGTCACCGCAGTGGTCTACGCGTTCCTGTTCACCCTGGTGTTCTTCGGCGTGTACTACCGCATGTTCGGCGCGATCACCTCGGTGGCGCTGCTGATGAACCTGCTGATCGTGGTCTCGGTGATGTCGCTGTTCGGCGCCACCATGACCTTGCCCGGCTTCGCCGGCCTGGCCCTGTCGGTCGGCCTGTCGGTGGACGCCAACGTGCTGATCAACGAGCGTATCCGCGAGGAACTGCGGCAGGGCATGCCGCCGAAGTCGGCGATCGTCGCCGGCTACGAGAAGGCAGGCGGCACCATCCTCGACGCCAACCTCACCGGCCTGATCGTCGGCGTGGCCCTGTACGCGTTCGGGACCGGCCCGCTGAAGGGCTTCGCGCTGACCATGATCATCGGCATCTTCGCCTCGATGTTCACCGCGATCACCGTGTCGCGCGCGCTGGCCACGCTGATCTACAGCCGCCGCAAGAAGCTCAAGTCCGTCGCGATCTGA